In Brienomyrus brachyistius isolate T26 chromosome 25, BBRACH_0.4, whole genome shotgun sequence, a single window of DNA contains:
- the ndufs8a gene encoding NADH:ubiquinone oxidoreductase core subunit S8a, whose amino-acid sequence MSSALRLLYSISRPGNFSACSTVVRPFSVSVPKGGYKYVNAQELPTDMKSITDRAAQTLLWTELFRGLGMTMSYLFREPATINYPFEKGPLSPRFRGEHALRRYPSGEERCIACKLCEAICPAQAITIEAESRADGSRRTTRYDIDMTKCIYCGFCQEACPVDAIVEGPNFEFSTETHEELLYNKEKLLNNGDKWEAEIAANIQADYLYR is encoded by the exons ATGTCTTCAGCGCTGCGCCTACTGTACTCAATTTCCAGGCCAG GGAATTTCTCTGCCTGCTCCACTGTAGTGCGTCCGTTCAGCGTTAGCGTCCCAAAAGGGGGATACA agtatgtGAATGCCCAGGAGCTGCCCACAGATATGAAGTCTATCACTGACCGGGCTGCGCAGACCCTACTGTGGACTGAACTCTTCAGGG GTTTGGGGATGACTATGAGTTACCTGTTCAGGGAGCCAGCCACCATCAACTATCCATTTGAGAAGGGTCCCCTCTCCCCACGTTTCCGCGGGGAACATGCTCTGCGCAGGTACCCATCTGGGGAGGAGCGCTGCATTGCCTGTAAGCTCTGTGAGGCCATCTGTCCTGCCCAG GCTATCACCATTGAGGCAGAGTCCCGTGCCGACGGCAGTCGGCGGACCACCCGTTATGACATCGACATGACCAAGTGCATTTACTGCGGCTTCTGCCAGGAGGCCTGTCCTGTTGATGCCATCGTGGAG GGCCCCAACTTCGAGTTCTCCACAGAAACCCATGAGGAGCTGCTGTACAACAAGGAAAAGCTTCTCAACAATGGAGACAAGTGGGAGGCGGAGATCGCGGCTAACATACAGGCTGACTACCTGTACAGATAA